In a single window of the Elaeis guineensis isolate ETL-2024a chromosome 6, EG11, whole genome shotgun sequence genome:
- the LOC105047248 gene encoding pathogenesis-related genes transcriptional activator PTI5: MVTGGHLPLNENDSQDMVIFEALREASAVTTAVTAPSPAAAAGDAGSIRKRIEPTGRVGKNHYRGVRRRPWGKYAAEIRDSSRHGARLWLGTFNTAEEAARAYDRAAFRMRGAKAMLNFPPPLAMGGGGGVVAAPGGGGVVVLQDLGPDYLERLLRASEVGEGASECSQSAIQYRLMSQ; encoded by the coding sequence ATGGTGACCGGAGGCCACCTCCCACTTAACGAGAACGACTCGCAAGACATGGTCATCTTCGAGGCTCTTCGAGAGGCCTCAGCGGTGACCACCGCGGTCACCGCGCCGTCCCCTGCAGCGGCGGCGGGCGATGCGGGGTCCATCCGGAAGCGCATCGAGCCAACCGGGCGCGTCGGGAAGAACCACTACCGGGGAGTGAGGCGGCGGCCGTGGGGGAAATACGCCGCGGAGATTCGCGACTCTTCGCGGCACGGCGCACGCCTGTGGCTCGGGACGTTCAACACGGCGGAAGAGGCGGCCCGGGCGTATGACCGCGCCGCTTTCCGGATGCGGGGCGCCAAAGCGATGCTGAATTTCCCGCCGCCACTCGCGatgggcggcggcggcggcgttgTCGCGGCGCCGGGCGGGGGTGGGGTGGTGGTGCTTCAGGATCTGGGGCCGGATTACCTGGAGAGATTGCTTCGGGCTTCTGAAGTGGGTGAAGGTGCAAGTGAGTGTTCCCAGTCGGCAATTCAGTACCGTTTGATGTCCCAGTGA